The Saprospiraceae bacterium genome includes a window with the following:
- the fdhD gene encoding formate dehydrogenase accessory sulfurtransferase FdhD codes for MLINNFDIGQKKITIHRYRNGVLNEFPDQVAEEAPVEIRLRHFTKEGWKVESVSVTMRTPGQDHDLSVGFLFTESIISSFGDVDNIKDVDENIVEVIMNTSFRLGNKSISRNFYISSSCGVCGKASIDSVKVENVFLPWSSDLKVYADIITGLREKLSHSQSLFNTTGGIHASALFDKEGNLKLLREDVGRHNALDKLIGAFLRENTLPVSDFMLMVSGRASFELVQKAAMAGIPVLVAVGAPSSLAVELAEEQGMTLIGFLKEDRFNIYSRPDRILI; via the coding sequence ATGTTGATCAATAACTTTGATATTGGACAAAAAAAAATTACAATTCATCGGTATAGAAATGGAGTCTTGAATGAATTTCCGGATCAGGTAGCAGAAGAAGCACCTGTCGAGATTCGATTACGGCACTTTACTAAGGAAGGCTGGAAAGTGGAGTCTGTATCTGTAACGATGCGGACCCCCGGTCAAGACCATGATCTGAGTGTTGGATTTCTTTTTACTGAATCCATCATCAGTTCTTTTGGCGACGTAGATAACATTAAAGATGTGGATGAAAATATTGTGGAAGTAATTATGAATACTTCTTTCAGATTGGGTAATAAAAGTATCAGTCGGAATTTTTATATTTCTTCCAGTTGCGGTGTTTGTGGTAAAGCTTCCATTGACAGTGTGAAAGTTGAAAATGTTTTTTTACCGTGGTCTTCTGATTTGAAAGTTTATGCTGACATTATTACAGGGTTAAGAGAAAAATTGAGCCATTCACAATCATTGTTTAACACAACCGGTGGTATCCATGCTTCTGCCTTATTTGATAAAGAAGGAAATTTAAAGCTTCTAAGAGAAGATGTCGGCAGACACAATGCTTTGGATAAATTGATAGGAGCATTTCTGCGGGAGAATACATTACCGGTTTCTGATTTTATGCTCATGGTGAGTGGCAGAGCCAGTTTTGAATTGGTTCAAAAAGCTGCAATGGCTGGCATTCCTGTATTGGTGGCAGTCGGTGCACCCAGTAGTCTCGCAGTCGAACTGGCTGAAGAGCAAGGGATGACACTAATTGGATTTTTGAAAGAAGATAGGTTTAATATTTATTCACGACCGGACAGGATACTAATTTAA
- a CDS encoding DUF4249 family protein — protein sequence MQFLKYVLVFSFFLTVISCSNDFDITEDAKDIPVVYGLLTGTDTVQYVRVEKAFVDETKSGLELAMDPSQLYFEDIEVVLKHAASGTEYKMSRIDGNLVGIIRDSGAFANAPNYLYKLSTPNNLLIAGNEYILIIRRNDGEELSRASTRVLRPYANTDVTSPTPTGALVFGYLSDFRVSWDADGNAGIHDIQIIINFTEDKVGAPITKKSVTWTVARNYDRTLFSVKGRAFYDFMAGELEASPNIKRYFDNATLVISSGGKEIKDYILVGQANLGITSSGEIPVYSNLSNGGLGLFSSKSRFERLNIGMNPNTLDSLKNGSITKSLNFK from the coding sequence ATGCAATTTTTAAAATACGTTTTAGTTTTTTCATTCTTTTTGACTGTTATTTCATGTTCAAATGATTTTGATATCACTGAAGATGCAAAAGATATCCCTGTGGTTTATGGATTGCTCACAGGAACAGACACTGTGCAATATGTCAGAGTAGAAAAAGCTTTTGTGGATGAGACAAAATCAGGTTTAGAACTTGCTATGGATCCCTCCCAACTTTATTTTGAAGATATTGAAGTTGTATTAAAGCATGCAGCCAGTGGAACAGAATACAAAATGTCAAGAATAGATGGCAATCTGGTAGGAATTATAAGAGATTCGGGGGCTTTTGCCAATGCTCCAAACTATCTGTACAAGTTGTCCACTCCCAATAATTTGCTGATTGCCGGTAATGAATACATACTTATAATACGCAGGAATGACGGGGAAGAACTTTCCAGAGCCAGTACTAGAGTTTTAAGGCCTTATGCTAATACAGATGTGACCAGTCCTACACCGACGGGAGCATTGGTTTTTGGATATTTGTCAGATTTCAGAGTATCCTGGGATGCGGATGGAAATGCAGGAATACATGATATTCAAATCATCATAAACTTTACAGAGGATAAAGTTGGTGCTCCTATCACTAAAAAATCTGTTACCTGGACCGTCGCAAGGAATTACGATCGTACTTTGTTTTCTGTAAAAGGAAGAGCATTCTATGATTTTATGGCAGGTGAACTGGAGGCTTCGCCCAATATCAAAAGGTATTTTGATAATGCAACCTTAGTGATTTCCTCGGGTGGCAAAGAAATAAAAGACTATATTTTAGTGGGGCAAGCTAATCTGGGGATCACATCCAGTGGTGAAATTCCGGTTTACTCTAATCTCTCCAATGGTGGTTTGGGTCTGTTTTCTTCTAAATCCAGATTTGAAAGATTGAATATCGGAATGAACCCCAATACACTTGACTCGCTTAAAAACGGATCTATCACAAAAAGTCTGAATTTTAAATAG
- the pcaF gene encoding 3-oxoadipyl-CoA thiolase, translated as MPHSYIIDAVRTPIGNFKGTLSGIRTDDLAAIPIRALLEKYPDLPPESIDDVILGCANQAGEDNRNVARMALLLAGLPVTVPGETVNRLCASGMSAVIHAHRAIVAGDADLVISGGVEHMTRAPWVMSKVSSAFGSDSELFDSSFGWRFINPKMKALYGTEAMGETAENLAEKYSISREDQDAFALNSQLKAAYAKDSGRFAEEIIAIPIPRKKEEPLIFQHDEFIKGQTKIESLAGLRTAFKANGTITAGNASGLNDGAAAMLIASDFAIEKYNLEPLARIISSAVSGVEPKFMGIGPVTASLKALEKAGLSLEQMDIIEINEAFAVQVIACVRQLGLHEYDPRINPNGGAIALGHPLGMSGTRILHTAALELKNKNKKYALVTMCIGVGQGYATVIENVNYKKGD; from the coding sequence ATGCCGCATTCCTATATAATCGACGCTGTCAGAACTCCTATTGGTAATTTTAAAGGCACACTTTCGGGTATTCGGACAGATGATCTCGCTGCAATTCCAATCAGAGCACTGCTTGAAAAATATCCTGACCTACCACCTGAATCCATTGATGATGTCATTTTGGGTTGTGCCAATCAAGCGGGTGAAGATAATCGTAATGTCGCGAGGATGGCATTACTGCTTGCAGGACTTCCGGTGACCGTACCGGGTGAAACTGTCAACAGACTGTGTGCATCCGGAATGTCTGCTGTGATCCATGCACATAGAGCAATCGTAGCTGGTGATGCTGATTTGGTCATTAGTGGCGGAGTAGAACATATGACAAGGGCTCCCTGGGTAATGTCTAAAGTCAGTTCAGCATTTGGGAGTGATTCAGAATTGTTTGATTCCAGTTTTGGTTGGCGTTTTATAAATCCAAAAATGAAAGCACTGTATGGTACAGAAGCCATGGGTGAGACCGCTGAAAATCTTGCGGAAAAATATTCGATCAGCAGAGAAGATCAGGATGCTTTTGCATTGAATTCACAGTTGAAAGCTGCTTATGCCAAGGACTCCGGCAGATTTGCTGAAGAAATAATTGCAATCCCGATTCCTCGAAAGAAAGAAGAACCGCTGATATTCCAGCATGACGAATTTATCAAAGGACAAACAAAAATTGAATCTCTGGCTGGTCTTCGAACAGCTTTCAAGGCAAATGGAACAATAACTGCCGGAAACGCATCCGGCCTGAATGATGGGGCTGCAGCTATGCTGATAGCTTCCGATTTTGCTATAGAGAAGTATAATCTGGAGCCTTTGGCAAGAATTATTTCCTCAGCAGTTTCAGGGGTAGAACCCAAGTTCATGGGCATAGGACCAGTCACCGCATCATTAAAAGCACTCGAAAAGGCCGGGCTTTCACTTGAACAAATGGATATTATTGAGATTAATGAAGCCTTTGCTGTTCAGGTTATTGCTTGTGTCAGACAATTGGGTTTACATGAATATGATCCACGAATCAATCCGAATGGAGGTGCAATAGCATTAGGTCATCCACTGGGGATGTCCGGTACAAGAATCCTTCATACCGCAGCATTGGAACTAAAAAATAAAAATAAAAAGTATGCATTGGTCACCATGTGTATCGGGGTAGGGCAGGGTTATGCGACAGTAATAGAAAATGTGAATTACAAGAAGGGGGATTAA
- a CDS encoding molybdenum cofactor guanylyltransferase — MCTDKSLIPVVLVGGYGSRLGYTEKGLLNINGIHQYQFLSDLLLTFFDKVFISLRSEQIPFYSRTENMEFVTDKFENKGPMGGIVSCLEYSGKSILVIACDMPNITKKAITELIANRDLSKFGTAFKTGQSGRIQPLFAIYEYRSLGYFNHLLANSNYSLSQNMNNNDFSFLTSDNVSLFRNINSVGD; from the coding sequence ATGTGTACTGATAAATCGTTAATTCCTGTCGTTCTGGTCGGTGGATATGGCAGCAGACTTGGTTATACTGAAAAAGGATTACTCAATATTAACGGTATTCATCAATACCAATTTTTGAGTGATTTGTTGCTGACTTTTTTTGACAAAGTTTTTATCAGTTTGAGATCAGAGCAGATACCATTTTATTCCAGAACTGAAAATATGGAGTTTGTGACGGATAAGTTTGAAAATAAAGGACCGATGGGAGGTATCGTCAGTTGTCTGGAGTATTCCGGAAAATCTATTTTGGTAATAGCCTGTGACATGCCCAATATCACTAAAAAAGCCATCACTGAACTAATTGCAAACAGAGATCTTTCAAAATTCGGCACTGCCTTTAAAACGGGTCAATCCGGAAGGATTCAACCGCTTTTTGCAATTTATGAATACAGGTCATTAGGATACTTTAATCACTTACTGGCAAATAGTAATTATTCCCTTTCACAAAATATGAACAATAACGATTTTTCATTTTTAACTTCAGACAATGTGTCTCTGTTTAGAAATATCAACTCTGTAGGTGATTGA
- the dnaK gene encoding molecular chaperone DnaK — protein sequence MGKIIGIDLGTTNSCVAVMEGNEPVVIANEEGKRTTPSIVAFLDNGERKIGDPAKRQAITNPKRTIASIKRFMGNRFSEVGNEAGRVAYKAVKGDNDTVRIDIDGRLYTPQEISAMVLQKMKKTAEDFLGQEVTEAVITVPAYFNDSQRQATKEAGEIAGLKVQRIINEPTAAALAYGLDKKHKDSTIAVFDLGGGTFDISVLELGDGVFEVKSTNGDTHLGGDDFDQVIIDWLADEFKSQENIDLRKDPMSLQRIKDAAEKAKIELSTSSETEINLPYVTAVDGVPKHLVMKLSRAKFESLADSLIKRTMKPCEDALRDAGLNKSNIDEVILVGGSTRIPAIQQAVEDFFGKKPNRSVNPDEVVALGAAVQGGVLSGDVKDVLLLDVTPLSLGIETMGNVFDIVIESNSTIPTKKTKTYSTAADNQPSVEIHILQGERPMARDNRSVGRFILDGIPPAPRGTPQVEVTFDMDANGILKVSAKDLGTGKEQNIRIEASTGLSQEEIAKMKAEAAANAETDKQAKERAEKLNTADSLIFQTEKQMKDIGDKIPADKKTAIESALSELKEAHKMQDMTRVEKAMETMNQAWQAASQDIYQASQQSGPEANPSEGAATDNGSGNTEDVTDVEFEEVSDKK from the coding sequence ATGGGTAAAATAATAGGAATAGATTTAGGAACAACCAACTCATGTGTGGCTGTTATGGAAGGAAATGAACCTGTTGTCATAGCAAATGAAGAAGGTAAAAGAACTACACCTTCTATTGTAGCATTTCTGGATAATGGAGAAAGGAAAATCGGTGACCCTGCCAAGAGACAAGCTATCACCAATCCAAAAAGAACAATTGCGTCCATAAAAAGATTTATGGGCAACAGATTTAGTGAGGTAGGAAATGAAGCCGGAAGAGTAGCTTATAAAGCAGTCAAAGGAGACAATGATACTGTGAGAATTGACATAGACGGAAGATTGTACACTCCACAGGAAATTTCAGCGATGGTACTTCAGAAAATGAAGAAAACCGCAGAAGATTTTTTGGGTCAGGAAGTGACGGAAGCTGTTATTACAGTTCCGGCGTACTTCAATGATTCTCAACGTCAGGCTACCAAAGAAGCAGGAGAGATAGCAGGTCTGAAGGTGCAAAGAATCATCAATGAACCCACCGCAGCAGCTTTGGCTTATGGATTGGATAAAAAACATAAAGACAGTACGATTGCAGTATTTGACTTAGGTGGTGGAACATTTGATATTTCAGTACTGGAATTGGGAGATGGTGTTTTTGAGGTGAAATCTACAAACGGTGATACACACCTGGGGGGTGATGACTTTGATCAGGTGATTATTGACTGGCTTGCTGATGAATTTAAAAGTCAGGAAAATATTGATCTTAGAAAAGATCCTATGTCACTTCAGAGAATTAAGGATGCTGCTGAGAAAGCAAAAATTGAACTTTCTACATCTTCTGAGACAGAAATCAATCTGCCATATGTAACAGCAGTTGATGGTGTTCCAAAACACTTAGTGATGAAGCTGTCCAGAGCTAAATTTGAGAGTCTTGCAGATAGTCTCATTAAAAGAACAATGAAACCATGTGAGGATGCCTTAAGAGATGCCGGTTTGAATAAAAGCAATATTGATGAAGTCATTTTAGTAGGTGGTTCAACCAGAATTCCTGCAATACAACAAGCTGTGGAAGACTTTTTTGGTAAGAAGCCAAACAGAAGTGTTAACCCGGATGAAGTAGTAGCTTTAGGCGCTGCTGTTCAAGGGGGTGTTTTAAGTGGGGATGTGAAGGATGTTTTACTTTTGGATGTGACACCGTTGTCATTAGGAATCGAGACGATGGGGAATGTTTTTGATATTGTGATTGAGTCCAACTCCACCATTCCTACCAAAAAAACCAAAACTTACTCTACAGCCGCAGATAATCAGCCTAGTGTAGAAATACATATATTGCAAGGAGAGCGACCAATGGCCAGAGACAATAGGTCTGTCGGAAGATTTATTTTAGATGGAATACCACCTGCACCAAGAGGAACGCCACAAGTGGAAGTTACTTTCGACATGGATGCCAATGGTATTTTGAAAGTATCAGCAAAAGATTTGGGTACCGGAAAAGAGCAGAATATCAGAATAGAAGCATCCACCGGACTTTCTCAGGAAGAGATTGCAAAAATGAAAGCCGAAGCCGCTGCCAATGCTGAAACGGATAAACAAGCAAAGGAAAGAGCTGAGAAACTGAATACGGCAGATAGTCTAATATTCCAGACAGAAAAACAAATGAAGGATATAGGAGACAAAATTCCTGCTGATAAAAAAACAGCAATTGAATCCGCATTGTCAGAGTTGAAGGAAGCACACAAAATGCAGGATATGACGAGAGTTGAAAAAGCAATGGAGACGATGAATCAGGCATGGCAAGCTGCTTCTCAGGATATCTATCAGGCATCACAGCAAAGTGGTCCGGAAGCAAATCCTTCAGAAGGCGCAGCTACAGATAACGGATCCGGTAATACTGAAGATGTGACGGATGTCGAATTTGAAGAAGTAAGTGACAAAAAATAG
- a CDS encoding WG repeat-containing protein, translated as MRSFSINVVGFIMCLFSVFDISAQEKGFESPYYKVLKSEKIDFKDPYKHKDFGFNKSFKIGNDECKKVNFDNKNGIFNVTQNQWVVNLQYKKVNVISDSLFHLKLFARKVKLMHLDPKSNYNLEGIFDIEVKEDIILLNAFTDNAIIYNRKSNNKINLGYNLAHLINDSLILVRNLSGINGGCNLIDFEGNLILKEWYKGISVRNKELFATIYGDNNYCSVESKIDLRTGDISSDFFSHKAKIRISKFTKDKFKVIYNNTDTLPFLVDTFFINNHNDLIAKIGEKYCILYSSKLSFLNNRRINDRFILVDSISHISNSYGIQIFNNKKSGLLNQFNRDLAKPQYEKILLFGNTNKERYVILDKNKISIYNYSNKLIKECPCDQPYSIASKKEKPVKELLVCFQKSGNVVAYDVNGNIVPKTEVWFTNENLDEVDINSLSSNEILRIVDKYGLISKEKKIIIPPDFDYVYKTSLEGVFLANETTFKDTYVHLMDIISGSKVSYPGYRLSRNNSNLKYVELIDRNFKSTYYEVSQNPLKLIPITFFDKIINPNSIILCKKDKYGMESLSGKTLINLKYRNCFQVSTGIIGCKDEFEKYAMFDDKGLLLTEFKFDSIVSLYWHILAIKKDTITIFNTNLENGTKLTQIKTISGYNFVKKNSLVFTVEKSGKFGIFDMNGNERLKVENDQIIDTRDYNSIFKRNGKFYFSASNDTEVFKNGVDTAFFFKNVQHQDDHGVVILKIGTKYGLHRSSLQFTEAIFDDIYEIHRDYLLVENDRKLGLYDIKRKTYILEPEYNGIFYKDKDNITVIKGNLLQTVSIN; from the coding sequence ATGAGATCTTTCTCCATAAATGTAGTTGGCTTTATAATGTGTTTATTTTCGGTATTCGATATTTCTGCTCAAGAAAAAGGATTTGAATCACCCTATTACAAAGTTTTAAAATCGGAAAAAATTGATTTTAAGGATCCATACAAACATAAAGATTTTGGTTTTAATAAAAGTTTTAAAATCGGAAATGATGAATGTAAAAAGGTTAATTTTGACAACAAAAATGGTATTTTTAATGTGACCCAAAATCAATGGGTTGTAAATCTTCAGTATAAGAAAGTTAATGTTATTAGTGATTCCTTATTTCACTTGAAACTTTTTGCCAGAAAAGTTAAACTGATGCATTTAGATCCAAAATCTAACTATAATCTTGAAGGAATTTTTGACATAGAAGTAAAAGAAGATATAATATTGCTCAATGCTTTTACAGATAATGCCATCATCTACAATCGGAAGTCAAACAACAAAATTAATCTTGGGTACAATTTAGCACATCTAATTAATGACAGTTTAATTTTGGTCCGAAATTTATCTGGCATTAATGGTGGTTGCAACTTAATTGATTTTGAAGGTAATTTAATTTTGAAAGAATGGTATAAAGGGATTTCGGTAAGGAATAAAGAATTATTTGCAACGATTTATGGTGATAATAATTATTGTAGTGTAGAAAGCAAGATTGATCTTAGAACTGGTGATATATCTTCAGATTTTTTTTCTCATAAAGCCAAAATTAGGATTTCTAAATTCACAAAAGATAAATTTAAAGTAATTTATAATAACACTGACACATTACCATTTTTGGTGGACACTTTTTTTATTAATAATCATAATGATTTAATAGCTAAAATTGGTGAAAAATATTGCATTCTCTATAGCTCCAAATTGAGTTTTTTGAATAATAGAAGAATAAACGATAGATTCATTCTTGTGGACTCAATTTCCCACATCTCTAACTCTTATGGAATTCAAATTTTTAATAATAAAAAATCAGGACTTTTAAATCAATTTAATAGGGATTTGGCAAAACCACAATATGAAAAAATATTATTGTTTGGAAACACTAATAAGGAAAGATATGTCATATTAGATAAAAATAAAATTTCCATATATAACTATAGTAATAAACTTATTAAAGAATGCCCCTGTGATCAACCATATTCGATAGCTTCAAAAAAGGAAAAGCCTGTAAAAGAGTTATTAGTTTGTTTTCAAAAAAGTGGTAACGTTGTAGCTTATGATGTTAATGGAAATATAGTACCCAAAACTGAAGTATGGTTTACCAATGAAAATTTGGATGAAGTTGATATAAATTCTTTAAGCTCTAATGAAATCCTGAGAATTGTTGATAAGTATGGATTGATTTCAAAGGAGAAAAAAATAATCATCCCTCCTGATTTTGATTATGTGTATAAAACTTCCTTAGAAGGTGTATTTTTGGCAAATGAAACAACATTTAAAGATACATATGTACATTTGATGGATATAATAAGTGGGAGTAAAGTTTCATATCCTGGTTATAGATTGTCAAGGAATAATTCAAATCTTAAATATGTAGAATTAATAGATAGGAATTTTAAATCTACTTATTATGAGGTAAGTCAAAATCCTTTAAAACTCATTCCCATTACTTTTTTTGATAAAATAATTAATCCAAATAGTATTATTTTATGTAAAAAAGATAAGTATGGAATGGAGTCACTTAGTGGGAAAACTCTTATTAATCTAAAGTATCGTAATTGCTTTCAGGTCAGTACTGGGATAATTGGTTGTAAAGATGAATTTGAAAAATATGCGATGTTTGACGATAAAGGTTTACTTTTGACTGAGTTTAAATTTGATAGTATTGTTAGTTTATATTGGCATATTTTGGCCATTAAAAAAGATACGATCACAATATTTAATACAAACTTAGAAAATGGAACAAAGCTTACTCAAATCAAAACAATTTCTGGATATAATTTTGTAAAAAAGAACTCTCTTGTTTTTACCGTGGAAAAAAGTGGAAAGTTTGGTATCTTTGATATGAATGGAAATGAAAGGCTAAAAGTAGAAAATGATCAAATTATAGACACTAGAGACTACAACTCTATTTTCAAAAGAAATGGTAAATTCTATTTTAGCGCAAGCAATGATACTGAGGTATTTAAAAATGGAGTGGATACAGCTTTCTTTTTTAAAAATGTACAACATCAAGATGATCATGGAGTTGTTATCTTAAAAATCGGTACAAAATATGGACTCCATCGATCTAGTTTACAATTTACGGAAGCTATATTTGATGATATTTATGAGATCCATCGTGATTATTTACTGGTAGAAAATGATAGAAAATTAGGGTTATATGATATAAAGAGAAAAACCTATATTCTAGAGCCAGAATATAATGGCATTTTCTATAAAGACAAGGATAATATCACTGTCATAAAAGGTAATTTGCTTCAAACTGTATCTATTAATTAA
- a CDS encoding nucleotidyltransferase domain-containing protein has protein sequence MKAKILNILSDLESQKNVKILYAAESGSRAWGFPSPDSDFDCRFIFIKPMAGYLSIVESNGQIGYPIDDVLDISGRDLQKILRLVRKYNASPFEWLQSLIIYKEEAGFRKDLMTLCQEFFNPKALIFGRD, from the coding sequence ATGAAAGCCAAAATACTAAATATATTGTCTGACCTAGAGTCTCAAAAAAACGTCAAGATCCTTTATGCTGCCGAATCTGGTAGCCGTGCATGGGGATTTCCATCTCCTGATAGTGATTTTGATTGTCGATTTATCTTCATCAAACCTATGGCTGGCTATCTTTCCATAGTAGAAAGTAATGGTCAAATCGGTTATCCAATTGATGATGTGCTTGATATATCTGGAAGGGACTTGCAGAAGATTTTGCGTCTCGTGCGTAAGTACAACGCTTCTCCTTTTGAATGGCTACAATCACTTATTATCTATAAAGAAGAAGCTGGTTTTAGAAAAGACCTTATGACATTGTGCCAGGAATTTTTCAATCCTAAAGCTTTGATATTTGGTAGAGATTAG
- a CDS encoding purine-nucleoside phosphorylase — translation MTLFDKITESGLYIRSKISEPPFLALVLGTGLGQFAETLDEVIRIPYHEIPHFPVSTVQSHQGMLVFGYKHGVPIIALSGRFHYYEGYSAAEVTFPVRVLKELGAEMLIITNAAGGINPHFEEGDIVIISDHINLMPDHPLRGQNDDRLGLRFPDMLQAYDVEELNEMKHLAEVSGIKLKSGVYLGLQGPSLETPAEYKMGHILGADMVGMSTVPEVIVARHCGLKVIGFSIISNTCFPKSHLSETTVEDVVRVVTNSAGQLDILLDSYIKSIKHKH, via the coding sequence ATGACTTTATTTGATAAAATTACAGAATCAGGATTATATATCAGATCAAAGATAAGTGAACCCCCTTTTTTAGCGTTAGTTTTAGGTACAGGATTAGGACAGTTTGCAGAAACATTGGATGAAGTTATCAGAATACCTTATCATGAAATTCCGCATTTCCCTGTCAGCACGGTTCAAAGTCATCAGGGAATGCTTGTTTTTGGATATAAACATGGAGTTCCGATTATTGCGTTATCAGGCAGATTTCACTATTATGAAGGATATTCTGCTGCTGAAGTTACCTTCCCGGTAAGGGTTTTAAAAGAACTCGGTGCGGAAATGCTGATAATTACGAATGCTGCCGGAGGGATTAATCCGCATTTTGAAGAGGGAGATATTGTAATCATATCGGATCATATCAATCTCATGCCGGATCATCCTTTACGCGGACAGAATGACGACAGACTTGGGTTGCGTTTTCCGGATATGTTACAGGCATATGACGTCGAAGAATTAAACGAAATGAAACACCTTGCAGAAGTGTCGGGAATAAAATTAAAAAGCGGTGTTTATCTGGGTTTACAAGGTCCCAGTCTGGAAACGCCGGCTGAATACAAAATGGGACATATATTAGGCGCAGATATGGTAGGAATGTCAACCGTACCGGAAGTGATTGTAGCCCGACATTGTGGGTTGAAAGTGATTGGGTTTTCAATTATTTCAAATACTTGTTTTCCCAAAAGCCATTTGTCGGAAACAACGGTGGAAGATGTTGTAAGAGTGGTAACAAATTCTGCCGGTCAATTGGACATTTTACTTGATTCCTATATCAAATCAATTAAGCATAAACACTAA
- the mqnC gene encoding dehypoxanthine futalosine cyclase, producing MDFNVQELLHKAINLEFLSAEEGLFLFENAGTAELMFVGNAIKNKHVPGNTVTWIIDRNSNTTNVCIANCKFCNFYRRPGHEESYVTTIEEYKQKIEETFELGGEQLLLQGGHHPDLGLEYYVRLFRELKSLYPNLKLHALGPPEIAHITKLEQSTHSEVLKALKDAGLDSLPGAGAEILDDRVRRLISKGKCGGQEWLDVMRAAHKLDITTSATMMFGHIETNMERMEHFVALRQVQSEKPAHAKGFLAFIPWPFMDEDTILKKIKRARNQCTGDEYIRMIAMSRIMLPNIINIQASWLTVGKKIAQICLHAGANDFGSIMIEENVVSAAGAAFRFTSDGIQKAIKEAGFIPQLRNQQYEFRDLPFNMMQQQLDTATLIVD from the coding sequence ATGGATTTTAACGTTCAGGAATTATTACACAAAGCTATCAATCTCGAATTTCTCTCTGCGGAAGAAGGTCTTTTCCTTTTTGAAAATGCCGGCACTGCTGAACTAATGTTTGTTGGAAATGCCATCAAAAACAAACATGTTCCGGGAAATACAGTCACATGGATAATTGACAGGAACAGCAATACTACCAATGTCTGTATTGCTAATTGTAAATTTTGTAATTTTTACAGAAGACCCGGACATGAAGAGTCTTACGTTACCACTATTGAAGAGTATAAACAAAAGATTGAAGAGACATTTGAATTAGGGGGCGAGCAGCTACTCCTTCAGGGTGGACATCATCCGGATTTGGGTCTTGAATATTATGTCAGATTATTCCGCGAATTAAAATCTCTTTACCCCAATCTGAAACTACATGCACTTGGTCCACCAGAGATTGCACATATCACAAAATTGGAGCAATCGACACATTCAGAAGTATTAAAGGCATTGAAAGATGCGGGACTTGACTCATTGCCGGGTGCCGGTGCTGAAATATTGGATGACCGGGTACGCAGACTGATTTCAAAAGGAAAATGCGGTGGCCAGGAATGGCTTGATGTGATGAGAGCAGCCCATAAATTAGACATCACTACGTCTGCTACTATGATGTTTGGGCATATCGAAACTAATATGGAACGTATGGAACATTTTGTGGCACTCAGACAGGTACAAAGTGAAAAGCCTGCTCATGCCAAAGGATTTCTGGCATTTATTCCATGGCCTTTTATGGATGAAGATACTATTTTGAAAAAGATAAAACGTGCACGAAACCAATGTACCGGTGACGAGTACATCCGTATGATTGCTATGAGCCGTATTATGTTGCCCAATATTATAAACATACAGGCATCCTGGCTCACCGTAGGTAAAAAAATAGCACAAATATGTCTTCATGCGGGTGCAAATGATTTTGGTAGTATCATGATTGAAGAGAATGTCGTTTCGGCGGCTGGGGCAGCATTCAGGTTTACTTCTGATGGCATTCAAAAAGCAATCAAAGAAGCCGGTTTCATTCCTCAGCTTCGCAATCAGCAATACGAGTTCAGGGATTTACCCTTTAATATGATGCAGCAACAACTGGATACTGCAACTTTGATTGTTGATTGA